The genomic stretch CACTTAGGAGCAGCATTGTGGCGAATAGGGCAAAAAATAACTTCTTCATGTCACTTCACTCGTTTCGTATGTAATTAGTTGGGGCTCATTGTTTACATCTATCAATGTCTATCAATGTATACCCATAAACGACAGATTTGATTGGCTGTACCTACAGAGGAAACTTGGAGAATTAGCGGATAACGCAGATACCCCAATTTCTTCTAAACAAGGAATCATAGGAAGAAAATAAGATAGTGATAAAGATAGCGACCCGTTTTGCAAGGGTGTTTTTTTGAGGGTTTAAATTCCAAACCAACAATATAAATGTATAATAATGGAATATAGATTGTGGATCAGGAAAGGAGAGGGATCGTATGGAACAGCAGAATGAAGAGAAGCCTGAGCAGCCTGGCGAAACCATACCGAAAAAGGTTGAACCGCTTACGGTCAGTGAACTATTCACCTTGGGGCGAAAACCAGCAGAGGATTTGGTATATCTCTTATTTTGGACTGGAATGATTGGGGTTTTATACAATGCTTTTGTATTCGGAAAATATATCTCATTGACCTTCACCCTCATGAATACATTTTCAAGTGATTTTTATGAAACTACGACTACAGGGGGAGATCATGTTCTTCTAGGTTTTGTTGCAGGTGCAATTGGTTTTGGTGTTCTGTTCGTTCTATGGAAAGTATGTTGTGAGCTGTTGCTCCTTATATTCAAGTCTCTTCAGAAATATGTAGGATCGAATGATTGAAAATGAGAGGTCTCACATTACTAATCATTTTGGTATTTATGACGACGGCATGCAGTAATCACACATTACCAAAGGTAGACTCCCCAGCTGGTGAATTTCTAATAGAACAAGGTTATGAAATCATTCAGCAAGAAGACATAGTGTATGAACATAGGCTTGAAAAAAAAGACCTGACGCAGCTGCCGCATCAAATGTATTGGAGTGTTCAATCTGTCGATGCCGCTTCGTATATCGGGAAAATAATTTATACTTCTAAATTCTATGTTAAGAATCATCCGTTAAATCAAGCTCCTTCTAACCTTAAGGGCCAAACAATCGTATATGTAATGCAGACGGAGAATGAGGTAATTGGCGGGTACAGTTTACCTGACCTTGATGATCCTACAGATGGCTCGGTGTATTCACTAGATGGACGGACACTGGAGGAGTTCTCGGGGATGGACTTTGGAACATGGAAACAACAGTGGGACAGCAAGTACAAGTAATTACTTACTATATAAATACGCTCTGCGTAGATGTAAAGGATGGCCTACCTATGAACCATTTAAAATTTATACCAATGAGTCAAAAGCACGCAAAAACCATCGCCACATGGACATACCCTGAACCTTATTCACTGTACAACATGGATGACGATGAAGAGACTATAGAGGAACTAACGGGGGGCAATTACTACGCCGCACTTGATGAAGAAGAGCAACTTATCGGGTTTATTTGTATAGGAGAAGCGGCAAGGGTTCCGGGAGGATATGCAGCCAGAATTTATAATAATGAACAGCAAATCGATATAGGTTTAGGGATGAGACCTGATCTGACGGGAAACGGGCAGGGTGGATTGTTTTTAAAAGAGAGTATTTCATTCATCCGTAATCTCTCGAATTATTCGTCATTACAGCTCGTTGTTGCCACATTCAATGAACGGGCTATGAAAGTATATGAGCGAGCTGGATTTCATAAGGGACAAACCTTTCTTAGCAGAGATAGAGAATTTTTAGTCATGAATCAAATATAATTATCAAAAAACTGCACCTCTATGTTAGAAGCGTCTAACATAGAGGTGCAGTTCAGCCCATTAACGACTCTTTTTACTTAGATACCGCTTTAGCATATCGATAACATGGACTATTTATGGTCTGTTTAGCGGGGGAAATCTTTAAAATTCTTTCCCTCGTATTTTTGAGAAAAGCATGGTGTCCGACAACTTCCCATAGACATCCAGACTGTCTCCGCGTAAAATTCCTTCAAGGACAAACCCGTTCCGCTCGGCTACCTTCGCGCTTTTCACATTTCTTGCGTCACAGCGAATTTCGATCCGGTTAGCCGCGAGTTCACGAATTGCGTAGTTGGTTATGGCTTCTACAGATTCACTCATATAGCCTTGACCTGCATAGGAGCTTCTAAGCCAGTAACCAATTTCAAATTTGCGAACATCCCAGTCAATCCGGTGCAGTCCGCTGCTTCCGACCAATTGTCCATTTTCTTTGGAGAACAGCATGAGTCGTAAATCGGATCGCTTCAGAAATTTCAGATGTGCCTGCCTGATATTAATTTCCGAGTTCTCGGGGGTAAGCGAGTCATTCGCAAAAGGCATCCATGGACGCAGTTCTTCCATGCTCTCCTGAACCGCTTCATAGGAGGCAGCGCCATCCCCATATTTAGGTGCACGGATGATCAGCCTTTTACTTTCAAAGGATTCTGGAATCGTGAGCATGATCTTTTCTGTAGTTTCATGGGTCATATTGCTAGCCTCCAGTGGAAAAATTTCTCATAAACATAACATGGAATGTATTTTACTGGCAATTAAATTATTTAGGAGAGTTGATAAGTTGTATAAGTACGCAATTACAAAATATAATCCTCATTTCCGCGATGAAGAGGGAAGATATCTAAAGGAAGATTGGATTGCTATTAGTGACATAGGTAAGTTGTTTGATGGTGAGATGCTGACAGCTGACCATTATATGAAAATAGAAGACAGTTATATTCAAGCCATACAGATGGTTATGGAATATATGAAAATACCATTTTTGATGGTTAATCAAGTCGCGAGAAGTTTTTCTTACGATACTTTTATGGAA from Paenibacillus polygoni encodes the following:
- a CDS encoding GNAT family N-acetyltransferase; this translates as METTVGQQVQVITYYINTLCVDVKDGLPMNHLKFIPMSQKHAKTIATWTYPEPYSLYNMDDDEETIEELTGGNYYAALDEEEQLIGFICIGEAARVPGGYAARIYNNEQQIDIGLGMRPDLTGNGQGGLFLKESISFIRNLSNYSSLQLVVATFNERAMKVYERAGFHKGQTFLSRDREFLVMNQI
- a CDS encoding GNAT family N-acetyltransferase: MTHETTEKIMLTIPESFESKRLIIRAPKYGDGAASYEAVQESMEELRPWMPFANDSLTPENSEINIRQAHLKFLKRSDLRLMLFSKENGQLVGSSGLHRIDWDVRKFEIGYWLRSSYAGQGYMSESVEAITNYAIRELAANRIEIRCDARNVKSAKVAERNGFVLEGILRGDSLDVYGKLSDTMLFSKIRGKEF